One window from the genome of Pedococcus badiiscoriae encodes:
- the trmB gene encoding tRNA (guanosine(46)-N7)-methyltransferase TrmB: MDGHGRVRSYNARRGRLSALTLERMEVFGPRHSIPASGMLLPSEAFGRTAPVVLEIGCGHGAAALAYASAHPAHDLLAVDVFTPALARMLAEADRRGLTNLWMHRGDAVTLLAERVAPASLAGVHVFFPDPWPKSKHARRRFISAETLDLIASRLAPGGELLLATDHDGYAAHVRSAFAAHGGFVVTEGERPSWRPTDGFEAKGLAAGRRVSEFRAEVR, from the coding sequence CGCGCAGGGGCCGGCTCTCCGCTCTCACCCTCGAACGCATGGAGGTCTTCGGACCCCGGCACTCGATCCCCGCATCGGGGATGCTCCTCCCCAGCGAGGCGTTCGGACGGACCGCGCCCGTCGTCCTCGAGATCGGCTGTGGGCACGGGGCGGCGGCGCTCGCCTACGCGTCAGCCCATCCCGCGCACGACCTGCTCGCCGTCGACGTCTTCACCCCGGCCCTGGCGCGGATGCTGGCCGAGGCGGACCGCCGCGGCCTGACCAACCTGTGGATGCATCGCGGGGACGCCGTGACCCTGCTCGCGGAACGGGTGGCCCCCGCCTCGCTCGCCGGCGTTCACGTCTTCTTCCCCGACCCGTGGCCCAAGTCCAAGCACGCTCGGCGGCGCTTCATCTCCGCCGAGACCCTCGACCTCATCGCGTCGCGCCTGGCTCCCGGCGGCGAGCTGCTGCTGGCCACCGACCACGACGGGTATGCCGCCCACGTCCGATCGGCGTTCGCGGCGCACGGCGGGTTCGTGGTCACCGAGGGGGAGCGGCCCTCGTGGCGACCGACCGACGGCTTCGAGGCCAAGGGGCTGGCGGCCGGGAGGCGAGTGAGCGAGTTCCGCGCCGAGGTGAGGTGA